One Salvia splendens isolate huo1 chromosome 12, SspV2, whole genome shotgun sequence genomic window carries:
- the LOC121759747 gene encoding myosin-binding protein 2-like, with amino-acid sequence MAANRFATMLHRNTNKITLILIYAVLEWILIFLLLLNSLFSYIIIKFADFFGLKPPCFWCTRIDHVFDPAKGGKNMHRDLLCEAHCKEISRLGYCSNHRKLVDSEGMCKDCFSSSKNFALFPWMKGFGVSLKCCCCGVCVDDDGGKHSSCILLKTSSWDVLECTQKENLIVDCDRDEEGFDDITEKILDSSADFGGVGMVEIDGNSVEAGEDEVERGRETVEEEKSVLVMKDKSVQVCVEEDEVPPQHLEFFLDYSGHTLVPIELVDSMTDEHLGEGNGRIEDDGESSEREPLVLGREEKRADAFLDVDINEEPTYTMLEVMEMEEDENSLVFHAKGSHFETTFPLARWPSVEANGDLEMAGASVEEQSDDRADNNVACEEVDHGNNENEADVSIGTEIPDLDVAEEMIQIQDSAHSYECSREDPSTSCADLYTPYDDHGPREVEEKTVQLESLSFDKEHVKENEPSFQSEVNETGEEEDKFPDTPTSVDSHNQLHKKLSQPEKRNSGTEESLDGSVTSELEGGDGVVTVERLKAALRSERKALQALYMELEEERSASAVAANQTMAMINRLQEEKAAMHMEALQYQRMMEEQSEYDQEALQLMNELMVKREREKQEVVKELEGYRKKLFEYETREKVRTLRKSKDRSTRSGFSSASCSNADDSDGLSIDLNQDAKEEEGFCSHQEKYENKSTPVDAVVNLEQSLADFEEERMSILEQLKVLEEKLLTLDDDDDDKEQNSEEEDGHHLNGETNGHANGVAKETTNGKHHHQHRRIAGHEGKSLLPLFDAICDENGDAMLKGNGVHDSSHDESEFEMENKKLAITEEVDHLYERLQALEADRLFLKHCISSLKKGDKGMDLLQEILQHLRDLRNVEVRTRGMDDGTINETSHH; translated from the exons ATGGCTGCAAACAGATTTGCAACGATGCTACACAGAAACACCAACAAAATCACACTGATTCTCATCTACGCAGTGCTGGAATGGATTCtgatcttcctcctcctcctcaactcCCTCTTCTCCTACATCATCATCAAATTCGCCGACTTTTTCGGCCTGAAGCCCCCGTGCTTCTGGTGCACGAGAATCGATCACGTTTTCGATCCCGCAAAAGGGGGCAAAAACATGCACAGGGATCTTCTCTGCGAAGCCCACTGCAAGGAGATTTCGAGGCTGGGTTACTGCTCCAACCATCGGAAGTTGGTGGATTCCGAGGGTATGTGTAAGGATTGCTTTTCCTCGTCGAAGAATTTTGCTCTGTTTCCATGGATGAAAGGGTTTGGGGTAAGTTTGAAGTGTTGTTGTTGTGGGGTGTGTGTAGATGATGATGGTGGGAAGCATTCTTCTTGTATTCTGCTAAAGACTTCATCATGGGATGTTTTGGAGTGTACCCAGAAAGAGAATTTGATTGTTGATTGTGATCGAGATGAGGAAGGATTTGATGATATTACGGAGAAGATTCTAGATTCTTCTGCTGATTTTGGTGGCGTTGGAATGGTTGAGATTGATGGCAATTCGGTGGAAGCAGGGGAAGATGAAGTTGAGAGAGGAAGGGAAACTGTCGAGGAAGAGAAGTCTGTTTTGGTTATGAAGGATAAGTCTGTGCAGGTgtgtgttgaagaagatgaagttccGCCTCAGCATTTGGAGTTTTTCCTGGATTACAGTGGTCACACGCTGGTTCCGATTGAACTGGTCGATTCGATGACGGATGAGCATCTTGGCGAGGGGAATGGTAGGATTGAAGATGATGGTGAAAGCAGTGAGAGAGAGCCATTGGTTTTGGGGAGAGAGGAGAAAAGGGCTGATGCATTTCTTGATGTTGATATCAATGAGGAACCTACATACACGATGCTTGAGGTCATGGAAATGGAAGAAGATGAGAACTCTCTTGTGTTTCATGCGAAAGGCTCTCATTTTGAGACGACGTTTCCACTGGCACGGTGGCCTTCTGTGGAGGCAAATGGAGATCTAGAAATGGCTGGAGCATCGGTGGAGGAACAATCAGATGATCGTGCAG ATAATAATGTAGCATGTGAGGAGGTTGATCATGGAAACAATGAAAATGAAGCAGATGTCTCAATTGGAACTGAAATTCCTGACTTAGATGTAGCAGAAGAGATGATACAAATTCAAGATTCTGCTCATTCGTATGAGTGCAGTCGCGAAGATCCTTCAACGAGTTGTGCTGATCTTTATACACCATATGATGATCATG gtcctagggaagttgaGGAGAAGACGGTGCAGCTAGAATCGTTGTCCTTTGATAAGGAGCATGTGAAGGAGAACGAGCCTTCGTTTCAGTCTGAGGTGAATGAGACTGGGGAGGAAGAGGATAAGTTTCCTGATACACCGACGTCTGTGGATAGCCACAACCAGTTGCACAAGAAGTTATCACAGCCCGAGAAGAGGAATTCAGGGACTGAAGAGTCATTGGATGGGAGTGTGACCAGTGAGTTGGAAGGTGGTGATGGAGTTGTCACTGTTGAGCGGTTAAAGGCAGCACTGAGATCAGAACGCAAGGCGTTGCAAGCATTGTACATGGAGTTGGAAGAGGAGAGGAGTGCCTCTGCTGTGGCGGCCAATCAGACAATGGCAATGATAAACAGGCTGCAGGAAGAGAAGGCAGCGATGCATATGGAGGCTCTGCAGTATCAGAGGATGATGGAGGAGCAGTCGGAATACGATCAAGAAGCTCTGCAGCTCATGAATGAGCTAATGgtgaagagagagagggagaagcaGGAAGTGGTGAAGGAGTTGGAAGGGTATAGGAAGAAGCTATTCGAGTATGAGACTAGGGAGAAGGTTAGGACGTTGAGGAAGAGCAAAGACAGGAGCACGAGGAGTGGATTCTCATCGGCTTCTTGTAGCAATGCTGACGATAGCGATGGATTGTCCATTGATCTGAATCAAGATGCCAAGGAAGAAGAAGGATTTTGCAGCCATCAAGAAAAATACGAAAATAAGAGCACCCCTGTCGATGCAGTTGTCAACTTGGAGCAATCGTTAGCCGATTTTGAGGAAGAGAGGATGTCCATACTCGAGCAGCTCAAGGTCCTAGAAGAGAAGCTCTTGACattggatgatgatgatgacgacaagGAGCAAAATTCCGAGGAAGAAGATGGTCATCATCTTAATGGTGAAACAAATGGACATGCAAATGGCGTTGCTAAAGAAACGACGAATGGGAAGCACCATCATCAACACAGGCGAATCGCGGGCCACGAGGGCAAATCGCTGCTCCCCCTCTTCGATGCAATCTGTGATGAAAACGGAGATGCCATGCTGAAAGGAAATGGAGTGCACGATTCTTCTCACGATGAATCAGAGTTCGAAATGGAGAACAAGAAGCTTGCCATCACAGAGGAGGTCGACCATCTCTACGAGAGACTGCAAGCTCTCGAGGCAGATAGGTTGTTTCTCAAGCACTGCATTAGCTCTCTAAAGAAAGGTGACAAGGGTATGGATCTCCTTCAAGAAATCCTGCAGCATCTTCGTGATCTCCGCAACGTGGAGGTTCGAACCAGAGGCATGGACGACGGTACTATAAATGAAACAAGTCATCACTAA